One window of Amaranthus tricolor cultivar Red isolate AtriRed21 chromosome 11, ASM2621246v1, whole genome shotgun sequence genomic DNA carries:
- the LOC130827461 gene encoding uncharacterized protein LOC130827461, translating to MSPKPLTSRHSIDSCLFQLHTWKPFNSYSTSNSNSNSKTLDSDSYITTIPNSHSNPNRKKPTGLHSKRPCLSDRSTSIFSLSIDSIDFSKLSLFDDGGGDKSRHPNRREKFRWMAKKRRRRGGSRSVSGRSSDRSGTRYGKCCSMGATATATCSDFMVAAGGTDSSGELFVNGGLNGNANGWSSDVSEARRERERSGEKESLITGFGAGGDAQGNESGYGSEPGYRGDAEFGYGDEFDDEEEDARLSLWGDKFGGIRLEMVEENSFSAQKAHHRGRRKKHDWRMMASVR from the exons atgtcgccaaaacccttaacatcTCGTCATTCAATCGATTCTTGCTTGTTCCAACTCCATACTTGGAAGCCTTTCAACAGTTATTCaacttctaattctaattctaattccaAAACCCTAGATTCTGATTCGTACATTACAACAATTCCCAATTCTCACTCAAACCCTAATCGTAAAAAACCCACCGGGCTCCATTCGAAACGCCCTTGCTTATCAGATCGATCGACttctatattttctttatcTATTGACTCTATTGATTTCTCGAAGCTCAGTCTTTTCGACGATGGTGGGGGTGACAAGTCCCGCCACCCTAATAGGAGAGAAAAATTTCGGTGGATGGCGAAGAAGCGACGTCGACGAGGCGGGTCCCGTTCTGTTTCTGGTAGAAGCAGTGATCGTAGTGGGACCCGATATGGGAAGTGTTGCTCTATGGGGGCCACTGCGACGGCTACTTGCTCGGATTTTATGGTGGCAGCTGGAGGGACTGATTCTAGTGGGGAGTTGTTTGTTAATGGTGGTTTGAATGGGAATGCTAATGGATGGTCTTCTGATGTTAGCGAAGCGAGGAGAGAGAGGGAGAGAAGTGGGGAAAAAGAGAGTTTGATTACGGGTTTTGGCGCTGGGGGTGATGCTCAAGGGAACGAATCCGGGTATGGGAGTGAACCTGGATATCGTGGCGATGCAGAGTTTGGATATGGTGATGAATTTGACGATGAAGAGGAGGATGCCAGATTGTCGTTGTGGGGTGATAAATTTGGAG GTATCCGCTTGGAGATGGTGGAAGAGAACTCATTCTCCGCGCAGAAAGCCCATCATAGAGGGCGTAGAAAGAAGCACGACTGGAGAATGATGGCCTCTGTGCGATGA
- the LOC130827462 gene encoding CBS domain-containing protein CBSX3, mitochondrial-like — MQGAFRALLSNGNNAVLQHVRLGSQFLRPIVSVRFESATPGRIDEHGFERTTISDVLKEKGEGADGSWLWCTTNDSVYDAVKSMTQHNVGALVVVKPGEKESVAGIITERDYLRKIIVQGRSSKSTKVGDIMTEENKLITVTPDTKVLKAMQLMTDNRIRHIPVIDDKGMIGMVSIGDVVRAVVSEHRDELDRLNAFIQGGY, encoded by the exons ATGCAAGGAGCTTTTAGAGCCCTTCTCTCAAATGGAAATAATGCTGTTTTGCAACATGTACGCTTGGGATCTCAATTTTTAAGACCCATTGTATCTGTACGTTTTGAGTCGGCTACACCTGGTCGTATAGATGAGCATGGCTTTGAGAGGACGACTATTTCAGATGTCTTGAAAGAAAAGGGTGAAGGGGCTGATGGTTCTTGGCTTTGGTGCACAACTAATGACTCGGTTTATGATGCTGTTAAGTCG ATGACACAACACAATGTTGGGGCATTGGTTGTCGTGAAGCCTGGAGAGAAAGAATCAGTTGCTGGTATCATCACAGAAAGAG ATTATCTAAGAAAAATCATTGTACAAGGAAGATCCTCAAAATCCACCAAAGTTGGTGACATCATGACTGAAGAG AACAAACTCATTACTGTCACACCTGATACTAAGGTTCTAAAGGCAATGCAGCTCATGACAG ATAACCGTATTCGACACATCCCAGTGATCGACGACAAAGGGATGATCGGTATGGTGTCTATTGGTGATGTAGTTCGTGCAGTGGTCAGTGAGCATCGAGATGAATTAGACCGCTTGAACGCCTTTATACAAGGGGGTTACTAG
- the LOC130827463 gene encoding 26S proteasome regulatory subunit 6B homolog, with protein MAASAMVLDPKPTPPPSSSEPPPTISFTSAEDSSPAEEDLYGALKSLERRIEFTDIQEEYVKDELKNLKRELLRAQEEVKRIQSVPLVIGQFMEMVDQNNGIVGSTTGSNYYVRILSTINRELLKPSASVALHRHSNALVDVLPPEADSSISLLSQSEKPDVTYNDIGGCDIQKQEIREAVELPLTHHDLYKQIGIDPPRGVLLYGPPGTGKTMLAKAVANHTTAAFIRVVGSEFVQKYLGEGPRMVRDVFRLAKENAPAIIFIDEVDAIATARFDAQTGADREVQRILMELLNQMDGFDQTVNVKVIMATNRADTLDPALLRPGRLDRKIEFPLPDRRQKRLVFQVCTAKMNLSDEVDLEDYVSRPDKISAAEITAICQEAGMHAVRKNRYVILPKDFEKGYRSNVKKPDTDFDFYK; from the exons ATGGCGGCATCAGCTATGGTGCTCGACCCTAAAccaacaccaccaccatcatctTCCGAACCACCGCCAACAATTTCATTTACATCTGCCGAAGATTCTTCTCCAGCCGAAGAAGATCTCTACGGCGCACTAAAATCACTCGAAAGACGAATCGAATTCACAGACATTCAAGAGGAATACGTGAAGGACGAATTGAAAAACCTTAAGAGAGAGCTTCTTAGAGCTCAAGAAGAAGTCAAGAGAATTCAATCTGTGCCTCTTGTTATTGGACAATTCATGGAGATGGTAGACCAGAATAATGGGATTGTTGGATCTACTACTGGAAGTAATTACTATGTCAGGATTCTTAGTACTATTAATCGTGAGTTGCTTAAGCCTTCAGCTTCTGTTGCTCTTCATCGACATTCAAATGCTTTGGTTGATGTTCTTCCTCCTGAAGCTGATTCCAGTATTTCGCTTTTGAGTCAATCTGAGAAGCCTGATGTCACTTATaat GACATTGGAGGATGTGATATACAAAAGCAGGAAATTCGTGAAGCAGTTGAGCTACCTTTGACTCATCATGACTTGTACAAGCAAATAGGAATTGATCCACCAAGAGGTGTTTTGCTTTATGGCCCTCCTGGCACAGGAAAAACAATGCTTGCTAAGGCTGTTGCCAATCATACTACTGCTGCATTTATAAGGGTTGTTGGCTCTGAGTTTGTCCAGAAGTACTTGGGTGAG GGTCCCAGAATGGTTCGTGATGTCTTTCGCCTTGCTAAAGAGAATGCCCCAGCAATCATCTTCATTGATGAGGTAGATGCTATTGCTACTGCAAGGTTTGATGCTCAGACTGGTGCTGATAGGGAGGTTCAGCGTATTCTTATGGAACTTTTGAACCAG ATGGATGGATTTGACCAAACAGTGAATGTTAAGGTTATCATGGCAACTAATCGAGCTGACACTCTTGACCCTGCATTGCTACGACCTGGAAGGTTAGACAGGAAAATTGAGTTTCCTTTGCCCGACAGACGTCAAAAGAGGCTTGTCTTTCAG GTGTGTACTGCCAAAATGAACTTGAGTGATGAAGTTGACTTAGAAGATTATGTCTCTCGGCCAGACAAGATTAGTGCTGCTGAG ATCACTGCAATTTGTCAAGAAGCAGGCATGCATGCTGTTCGTAAGAATCGGTATGTCATCTTGCCCAAGGATTTCGAAAAGGGTTATCGATCCAATGTGAAGAAGCCTGACACCGATTTTGATTTCTACAAGTGA